The Dermacentor andersoni chromosome 1, qqDerAnde1_hic_scaffold, whole genome shotgun sequence genomic interval TCAACCAGCCACTTTAATTCTGCAGCCTCGCTTCCTGCTGTTTTTCTATACCTGCCTGTTGGATGAGGACAGAAAAGGCAGAGACATACCAGAGGCTTCACTTGAGCTCTGCCCTAAATACGTGAGTAGGCCAATTTTTTTCTCATATTCTTCCACTTctgtcttcttttccttctcgcgATCTTCATTTTTAGAATGCAGGTTCCGCTGGTGCACATGGAAGAGAACAAAGGAAATTGGGGATATTAGGGGGAGGAGCAAATTTTAGAAGAAAAAAGGCATCTCGCAAAAACGCATGGTACTCATTTCTTAACGGCAGTAAATATAAGTAAAAGAATGCATATTTTGTTCTTCCACCTAAATTATACATAAAGCTGCAAATCATTCAGTTTTCTAATGTACGGATAAGTACTAATAATTTTAGTACAAACATAGCACTTAGAAAAAAAGTCACACTggcaaaagaagagaaagaaggtaCCAAAAGATGCTGACAAAAGCCACATGCACCATAAACCCTTGTGTTCTCAACATGAAGTATTTTCATGCTGAGAACAGAAGGCCAAACATAGACAATCATGATAGAAAAAAATATGTTCCTTGGCACTCTCATCGGAATAGAGTATCATCTGTCATCAGTAACACTGTGCAACACTTCAATAAGTTTCCTATATCTCAAGCAGCTTAACTTGAGAAACTAATATCCCAAATATGACAAAAGCTTCAACAATTATACATGCCTTTTAAATCATTAAGTAGGCATGCAATGTTGTATGATAGTTGAATGTAACACAAAAATGAAAGCCACAGATTACAGCTGACTGCAGAAGATTGAATACCAAAGAACTGTAGAAAATAGACTGCAGAAACAGCTAGCAGGAACAAAATATCCTGCTTGCTTCACATGAACTTTTGTAGATGTCATAAAGGAAGGTGAAAGCATCATTGAATTGATGTTTTGAAGGCCAATTTCAATTAAGTTCACTTTGactaaattggttataaatgagtaATATACACTACTGAAGCTATTTTGCCACATCTGCAGGGCTGATGGCTGTCtcattttcttattagcagcctttctAATTTTCCAATAGCACCTAAGCTGATAATGTGTGCATCTGGTGGTTAGTGTACATGATATAACTCCCAGCACGCCACCTCTGAGACTTTTCAACGCGCAGCTGGCACTATCTAATCTCGAACGTGATACCGAGGAGCCACGCTGGTTCGCAACAATCAAAGTTATGCGTGACTTCTGGTGAGCAATAATGACGGAGTTCTTGTTTTCAGCTTCGGCATCAAAAAGTCTTTTTGCAAGCTTTTCATGATGCACATACCAGTATTTAAAACATGACATTTTGCACGGAAACTACTTCATATCGACACTatctgaaactaagctttttaCACAGTCCTAAATTTTTGTTGTAGGGCCTTCAAAGAAATATATGAACTAAGATACGAATGCGAGAAATGCTACTCAGCAGCAATTCTAAGTCTTAGTCCCAGATAAATCAACCATAAAGGGATTACAGAGGGGAAAATACTGGAAATGACGTGTTAAGAGAATGGCCTATGCAGGTCATGGCTTCAGTTTCAATCTAAAATCATGTGCACTCTTGATATTTTTAGTCATAATTTGATTCACATTCTCAATTAGTATCGCTCAAATTTTGTAACTATGTCAGTGGATTGGCTACACTTTCTATAACTGTAATACTAATCGCCATTACTTAGCGTTAGCTCTCAAAGCTTTCACAAGTGgtcggtttaaaaaaaaattaaattatggggttttacgtgccaaaaccactttctgattatgaggcacgccgtagtggaggactccgggaatttcgaccacctggggatctttaacgtgatgGTCGGTTTAATGTCCTGTGTAAAGTGTCACACATAACTGAGTTTTAATAGAACCGTTGCCCTTTACTGGGAAGCAGTGTTGTTCATGGCCACCTCCTGTgagtacactttttttttctcaaagaaAATACTTAATGGGTCACTTTAGAAAAACAGAAAGTTTTGATGATGGTGACGATTAATGGGATCTTATGGTGCAAGGACCAGGGAAGGCCAAACAGTGCCAAATATTAGTGTGAAGTACTCAACGGTGCCACTTTCAAAGGGTAAACAGTAAGTTTTGACTTATAAATTACTCTTTTGGGATTCTAGCTGCCATTCTTCAGCAGACAAATATTATTTACTGAgaaattaaatgaaaaaaataataaaggatcGCATTTCTTGAATTTCTTCCTCAAATAGCAGCACAGATGGTATCATTGTGATGTCTTAGTCTCAAGGCAGTTTTACACATTTGTGTCTTCTTGTGCAAGAAAACTCAAATGCTTTAAAATTAATTTACCCTCTTTCATTATTAACTATTAACTAACCTTGAGAAGATGCTGCCAAAATTTATTACATCATAGGAACTTAATGCAGGAATTGAAAGGTGGTGTCCTACCTTGAAATTTTTATTAGTACGACTCACTAGGATAAACTATGTGCCCACTGAACTTCCCCTTCAAGGTGAATGAGTGTCGATGCGAAATGTACacagtttctctttttctttttgcaaacagAAGCTCATCTATGTAGGGCTGCCTGCCTGTTTACTTGCCACACTGTCACGGGTTGCCTACAAGTTAGCTCCTGGTAGCAGCCAAACACTCCAGTTTTGTATCCTAAGTTTTGCAACACAACACACATGTGGCACAATAACTACATTGAACATGGGAAGTAAGCATTTGTGTGATGCAAGCATTCAATGCCCTTCACCAAACGCATACAGCAGTAAGTATTACAGTCCAGAAAGGACACAGTTTGTCCACATTGAACTAGAAGTTAAATATTAACAGCATACAATACATTAAAAATGAGTTAATTGGACACAAAAGTACCTCAGCCTTTTCCACATCTTTGAAGAAGTTGAAATGGCCACCTGATGTCAAGTCTGTCGCAACCTCAGCAGTTGCTGCTTTCTCAAAGTCAAATTGTTCTTGGCCCTCTCCCTTCAATTTTCCACGCAAGAAGTTGATCCGGGCTTCTGACTCCTGCAGCAAGTAAGAAGTGGTCAAAGATTACACAAGCAATGCACATTTCAAAAAACTGCACTTCAAGGcagcacagacaaaaaaaaaaaaataaacagcataTTGCACCTCCATTCCcagtaataaatgagaagaaagtgggttaagcgaggggcccgatttttattagtcatatcataagaagccaacaaacgctgacaccaaggacaacataggggaaattacttgtgcttaataaatgaaataaagaaatgataaattaactgaaatgaaagcggatgaaaaaacggCAGAaatgtggcagaaaggatgttccccatccgtcgccaaggtttgtgagtggtggtgctggctaacactcccagagttctactaggaaacataaatacccaagaaagcggatggggaAACAGCACCGCAGTAGCTAAATTGGTACAGCATTGCACGCAtaatacgaaggttgtgggatcgttccccacctgcggcaagttcttttttcatccactttgatttccattaatttttcgtttctttatttaatttattaagcacaagtaatttcccctatgttgtccttagtgtcagtgtttgttggcttcttatgacattcCAGTAATAACAACTATGCTACACAAGTTTAATATCAGTGACAGTAAGTTAAAGGAAACCTAAAATCATTCAAGATGATTTCTAATAAGCCAGCACCAGCTAAAACTTTAATAAATTTATGTGTTTCCAAATGAGATTTCACAAACTGATTTTAAGAAATCTCTGAAGAACAAAAACTGCCCAGTTTAGATGCAGAAAATTTAATGAGCAAAAATAAAATCTGCGCAAGTTTAACTTGAGTATAATACTCATTACTACAGCAAAAGAAGCCAAAGGTTCAAATGTTAAAAAAGAATTGTTTAAAAATGTCAGTAAGATGTCCAACAAGCACACTAAACAGCTATATGCTGTATGTATTATCATCAAAGCACTTAATGCCATTAAATATGTATGTGTGGCATTGGTATagaaaaactaaaaattatattctgaggttttacgAACCAAAACTACaatatggttatgaggcatgccatagtgggatGACTCCAGATTAATGTTTACTccctgtggttctttaatgtgcacccaatgcacggcatgcaggcattttcgcatttcccccccatcgaaatgcaattgctgcagccgggatttgatcccgtacTCTCaagcttagcagtgcaatgccataacCATTACACCAGCATGGTGAGTCATTGGTTTAGAAAGTAATGACATTAATGAACTTAAGGGCCTTGATATTTGTTGTCATTGACAGTGCTTGCTCACATAACATGGATGTGAGTTTAATGGCTAAATAAAAGCGCCTGTCTAGAAGGTGCATATGCAACATTCCTAGGGAAACTTTCAAAACTGTCTATTCAAAACACCATCTCACAAATCCCCTCCCTTGATAATTTTTCCAAAGCAGTCCACATTAATATACCTAGAACAAGCCAGAAGTTCCTTTTCAGCTTTCCCTCTATCTAGAATTCTGGAAGCAGCAGTTTTTTCCTGgtgaaggctatgcttttgcctATGACAAGTCACTCGCTGTAGGAGAAGCTTCTGTCTGGTGCAGCAGTTCTTGCTACAGCTGTGCTTAGCTGCACAACAAATCACCATGCTGATTCAGTACATTTTCTCTGCTACACTGACTTCCTTTCCTTTCTCTGTTGCGCTTCTTGCTGATGACATCTAAAGGAATCAAGTATATTCTGTATAATGGAATTAAGCATGGttagtattccttttttttaatcacaAGAAAGCATAAGTAGATTTAGAGCAGAACTTCCAGCTTCCTGCTGTGTGCACAAGAGAAATATTTTGAGATTGTTTGATGACGGAATTCTATGGTTACTGGGTGGACACTATATTTTTGCCAAGTTCTGAAAGTCTTGCAAGGAGCATTTTATATTTAGCTACAATATAAGGCCTAGTGAAACCTTGAAATTGTCATTTGCCATAAAACCTACATTACAATATCAAAGGCTTACAGAAACTTTTCTATAACACGTTCTTAATACGTAACATTACAACAGTATAAAGCATCAAAGTTGAATACAGTGAATGGAGACTGAACCTGTGAAGGAGTTAAATGGCCTTGTCACTGCATGTATGCGTGATTCATTTACTTCATTGCTGTCCCTCAACCAACTGGCGAATATTGAATTAATTCTACTATCCAAATACTGACGTCAGTGACAGAAGCCGACAAAgacatgcaaaaagaaaaaaaaacgcagagtACCACTTACCGCGAGCTGAATTCTCCTTTGAAGTTCTTTCTCCTCTTGAGCTGCAAGCGCTTCATCCTTGCGTACACGGTCAATGTTTCGCTTGGTGCGAACATGCCAGCTGTATGGTTAGATGTCAGCAAAAAGCATAATTAATATTTGATTGAAACATCATAAAGCGCATTTCCGTTTGTTGTCCTGATTGCGCAGATTTTAAGCCAACGTTCAGATCAAACCTTCATCTCCATCGTATACGAGAAAGGGGTGTTGATCCCAGCGTGACAGGACCCATGCTCATTTAAACGCAGTAGATGCTGGCAACACATCAATATCAATTCGAAGCTACAAAATGTACAAATCGTATGCACTCAAAAAGATTTGACCAACGGATACTAAACAAAATAGGTACCCGGTTCGTGCTGCAAGAATGCAAGGATAGAGCTACTATTACTAGAATTTTTTTTCTAACCACTTCAGTGTTTTACAACCTTAATTTTCGTAAAGCAAGGATGCTACAAAACTCCTGGCTGTAAGACAATATCATACAGGAAACTATAGACCTGTAGTTTCATGTGTGGTATGGCTGTACGTCCAAGCTGCGGCATGCAAGTTAGTAGGGACTACAACGTAAGAAATGCTTCATCTGAATACCACGCACCTTTTTTTAGGCAAAATATTCATTTCGTTACACTGCGGCAAAGAAACGCAGACACAAGTTCACTCTTGCTATAATGCGCTAGAAGTTGTTAAAGCTCTGTATACTGTAGCAATCGTTAGCGTCGTCGTTTGTCGTCGTATCTGCACACGGCTTTGGCTTCGCTTTGCTTTGGCTCTATGAGGTTAGTTGTTGACTGTACAACAAAATTTAGGTAGATATAAAAAAATTAAGCATTATCACGCTGTATACTCAAATAAAATTCAGATAAAAATACTTTAGCTTAACTTTTATCTGCATTAGTTGCCTTCCAGCGTTTGACAATTTTCTCTAGATTTGGTTAAATATCGAAGGCAGTGCAACGCGCCATTTTAAAAACACCGGCATTCGCGTAAACAAAACGTTAGCGTTGGTAGCTCGGTCGGCTTCATAATCCATCGTAATCATGAAATTAGTCAGGTAATGTATAATCTGTATTGTAAGTTGCGTAACGTATAATTGAAAGCACTGATAATTATGTTGTGAGTTCCGTCCTCTGTGCTGTGTATCTCTCGGAACATCGTTTCTTTCGGTGTCGCTCCCGTTTTGTGTTTTGGTCCGATTTACATGCATTTTATTACGCTTGCCTGTTGCTGCCAATGAATTTGCTCTTCAAACTGATTGTCGGCATGGATacgttttttattattttttttcttcatagacGTGCCTGTTTTGCGGGAGCTGTGTTTAATGCTCTTATCACCCGGGCTTCCAAATGACGCTTCCCAATCTTTCTGCAGATTTTTGATGAAACTAAGTCACGAAACTGTGACAGTAGAGCTGAAGAATGGTACTCAGGTCCATGGCACGATAACTGGTGCGTATTATAGCGGTTCTTTTGCTAGTAGTACGCTGTACTATGCTCGTGTTCTGTTGGTTGCCAATGTTTTCTCAGCTGTGGTCGTTGGTCAAAGTGTTTGTGATCGGCTTGTTCAGAAACTTTGTAAGAAAGGGCTTGTAATATTGTTGAGAAAAGGACATACGTCCTTCTATGGAACGATTTTTCATTAGCATCATAGTGGAATGCTTCGATTTCTTTTTGCAAAGGCAGGCTACTACTGATAAAGCTGAAGTCGTCCTAGTAATTGTTACCAGTAGCCAACTATTTTAGAAACTTCAAACATTGTCGCCAACAGTAAATGGGCGGGATGCAGAAGTTAAGTCTATTATTCTGCTCATTTAATAATGTTTTTTGTGCAAACTCGGGCAGAATCGCCTTGCTTTCTGGGAGATCCCTGTTTGCAGGATTTGTGCGTCTTTTGCTTTAGGTCTAAAAGTTGTTTTACATGCTCATTTGGCTACTCCATGTAGCCGAATGAACATGTAATAAAAAACTGCTCTAACATTTGAAACTCATCGTAGCAAGTGTTACGCACTGCGTAGCTGTGCCGAGCCATAACTGCAAGTTGTCATTGttatagagaagaaaaaaaaaaaatttatgtgtgtgtgtgcatgcgtgcaaaAGAATGTCATATTTAATGTATATGCATATGACAGCACAAACAGTTTGACAAACTGTCACCCTTCCTTTACACTTGTAGTTATTTTTCAAAGCAGTGTTGCCTGTTTGCCACATTTTCGATCATTGCAATTGCTGAGGTCCAATGCTACGGCTCTTCAAAACAGATTACACACATAGCAAGTAAACAAAgccacatttagttagacgtgatcacaagaaaaaaatgtgcGTGTGGAACCTGGTTGATAATAACAGTAGGTTATGTGAGCTGTATGCTACAAGCACGGTTTAGCATCAGTGTTTCAAGATATTTTTGACTGTAGTGCGCAGTTCTTGCCCTGCATTTATTTTTGAGATGGCATGCATTTGGTTAAGGAGGGTCAGTGTTATATAAACAGAAAGACCAATCTCTGTAGTAATGTAAATGTGTCTCCGTATTGACTCTCCTTGGATTTCGATTGTCCGTTCTTTAGAGAAATTGTGAATGGTCCAGATCTGTCGGGGGGGTGTGCATGTTATCCTGTGAGTGGCAACTTATTGTACAATAGGCGACTTGCTATTTCGCTTAGCGCCAAGTAACTCCTTTTTGCATCTGGCAGTAGCAAGTATGCATGCAAGTTAGAGAACTTGACAGCATTGACACCATTTCTCCTTCATATTGATAT includes:
- the LOC126545705 gene encoding leukocyte receptor cluster member 1 homolog isoform X2, with the protein product MNILPKKSWHVRTKRNIDRVRKDEALAAQEEKELQRRIQLAESEARINFLRGKLKGEGQEQFDFEKAATAEVATDLTSGGHFNFFKDVEKAERNLHSKNEDREKEKKTEVEEYEKKIGLLTYLGQSSSEASGSKPWFTESHEERLQLHQESEKETKDCKTKDRMDPLHLMKHYVSLKCGLKENGQKIKKLNILRQARVHAHLLSPISREARSRGGVTPSRRNLLFQ